One part of the Onychomys torridus chromosome 13, mOncTor1.1, whole genome shotgun sequence genome encodes these proteins:
- the Mc4r gene encoding melanocortin receptor 4 produces MNSTHHHGMYTSLHLWNRSSYGLHSNTSVSLGKGYSDGGCYEQLFVSPEVFVTLGVISLLENILVIVAIAKNKNLHSPMYFFICSLAVADMLVSVSNGSETIVITLLNSTDTDAQSFTVNIDNVIDSVICSSLLASICSLLSIAVDRYFTIFYALQYHNIMTVKRVGIIISCIWAACTVSGILFIIYSDSNAVIICLITMFFTMLVLMASLYVHMFLMARLHIKRIAVLPGTGTIRQGANMKGAITLTILIGVFVVCWAPFFLHLLFYISCPQNPYCVCFMSHFNLYLILIMCNAIIDPLIYALRSQELRKTFKEIICFYPLGGICDLSGRY; encoded by the coding sequence ATGAACTCCACCCACCACCATGGCATGTATACTTCCCTCCACCTCTGGAACCGCAGCAGCTATGGGCTGCACAGCAATACCAGCGTGTCCCTGGGGAAAGGGTACTCCGATGGAGGATGCTATGAGCAACTTTTTGTCTCCCCCGAGGTGTTTGTGACTCTGGGTGTCATAAGCCTGCTGGAAAACATTCTAGTGATTGTGGCAATAGCCAAGAACAAGAACCTGCACTCACCCATGTACTTTTTCATCTGTAGCCTGGCTGTGGCAGATATGTTGGTGAGTGTTTCGAACGGGTCGGAAACCATCGTCATCACCCTCTTAAACAGCACGGATACGGACGCTCAGAGCTTCACCGTGAATATTGACAATGTCATTGACTCTGTGATCTGTAGTTCCTTGCTTGCATCCATTTGCAGCCTGCTTTCCATTGCAGTGGACAGGTATTTCACTATCTTTTACGCACTCCAGTACCATAACATTATGACGGTTAAGCGGGTAGGGATCATCATAAGTTGTATCTGGGCAGCTTGCACTGTGTCGGGCATCCTCTTCATCATCTACTCAGACAGCAACGCTGTCATCATCTGCCTCATTACCATGTTCTTCACCATGCTGGTCCTCATGGCCTCTCTCTATGTCCACATGTTCCTGATGGCGAGGCTTCACATTAAGAGGATTGCTGTCCTCCCCGGTACTGGTACCATCCGACAGGGTGCCAACATGAAGGGGGCAATTACCTTGACCATCCTGATCGGGGTCTTTGTCGTCTGCTGggcccctttcttcctccacttaCTGTTCTACATCTCCTGTCCTCAGAATCCATACTGTGTGTGCTTCATGTCTCATTTTAACTTGTATCTCATACTGATCATGTGCAATGCCATCATTGACCCTCTCATTTATGCACTCCGGAGTCAAGAACTGAGGAAAACCTTCAAAGAAATCATCTGCTTCTATCCCCTGGGAGGCATCTGCGACTTGTCGGGCAGGTATTAA